The sequence AGGGGAGCTCAGGTGACCGATATCGTTATCCTCGTTGTGGCTGCTGATGACAGCGTTATGCCGCAGACCATCGAAGCGATCAACCATGCCAAGGCGGCCGGAGTGCCGATTGTCGTGGCGATCAACAAGGTTGACAAACCTGAAGCCAATCCTGAAAAGATCAAGACACAGCTCTCGGAAGCCGGTGTGCTTGTCGAAGAGTGGGGCGGAGAGTATCAATGTCAGGAGATTTCCGCCAAAAAGGGTATTGGCATTGCTGAACTGATGGAAAAGGTGCTTGCCGAAGCGGAAATACGGGAGCTGAAAGGCAATTTCTCTCGTGAGATAAATGCCAACGGCATTATTGTTGAATCCGAACTTGATAAAGGCAAAGGCGTTATATCCACGGTGCTGGTTCAGCGGGGATTCCTGAAAATCGGAGACCCGTTTGTGGCAGGTAACACGATGGGTAAAATCCGCGCTCTTATGGATGAAAGGGGAAAGCGCATTTTGTTTGCAGGCCCGTCACAGCCGGTCAGGGTGCTTGGTTTCGAAGAGCTTCCCCAGTCCGGCGATGTACTTACGGTTATGTCGTCTGACAGGGATGCCCGGGATCTTGCCCAGAAACGTCAGGTTATCCGACGTGAGCATGAATTCCGCAGAAGCACCAGGGTCAAGCTCGACAGTATTGCCCGTCAGATCAAGGAGGGCCTGATGAAAGAGTTGAGCATGATCATCAAGGCGGATACGGACGGTTCCATCCAGGCGCTTGCAGATGGGCTTATGAAAATCCAGAATGAAGAGGTCAAAGTACAGATCATTCACCAGGGCGTCGGTCAGATTACCGAGACCGACGTACTGCTTGCGGCAGCTTCCGATGCCATTATTATCGGTTTCAGGGTTCGTCCGAACGTGAATGCCAAAAAACTTGCTGAAAAAGAAGATCTTGATGTCCGCTTCTACAGCGTCATCTATCATGTGCTCGAGGATGTTGAAAAGGCTCTTGAAGGGATGCTCTCTCCGGAGCTGCATGAAGAGAGCCTTGGCTCGCTTGAAGTCCGCCAGGTTTTTCGTGTGCCGAAAGTCGGCAATGTCGGCGGCTGTTATATGCTCGAAGGAAAAGTATTCCGGGATTCGAAAGTCCGTCTTCTGCGGGAAGGTGTTCAGATTTACGATGGGCAGCTCGATGCGCTCAGACGCTTCAAGGATGATGTCAAAGAGGTTGATGCCGGTTACGAGTGCGGTATCTCCCTGAAAAATTATGATGACATCAAGGTTGGCGATATTGTGGAAGCGTATCGGATTGTCGAAAAGAAACGAAAACTCTGATTAACGAAAGCGGATATGTCGATACGTACTGAAAAGGTCGCTTCGCTGCTTCAGCAGGAACTTGGCGCGATTCTCGAGAAGGAGTTGCCGAGGAGCAGCGCACTTTCGACCGTTGTTGACGTTAAAGTAACGGCGGATCTCGGTATTGCCCGTATCTATGTTTCCGTTATCGGCACTGAGGAGCAGCGGACCGCGATAATGGCCTGGCTGCACGACGAGACCAAGTATCTCCGGAAACTTCTCTCGGCTAAAATCCGTCATCACTTCAGAAGGATTCCGGAGATAGAGTTTTTTGAAGACCGCATTTATGAAAGGGCCAGCCGTATCGAGCAGTTGCTCAGAGAGGTGAGAAAAGCTCCTGAACAACACGACTGACCGGCATACGGTAAAGGGTTAAGAGTATGCAGGAACCGATTAATGAACAGTGCAGTCCGGAAGAGGGCGCTTTTCTGCTGGTGGATAAACCGCTGGACTGGACCTCGTTTGACGTTGTCGCTAAAATCAGGAATACCTATCGAAAAAGCGGCCTGAAGTGCAAGGTTGGCCATTGTGGCACCCTTGATCCAAAGGCAACAGGCCTTCTGATTCTCGCCACCGGTCGGAAGACCCGTCAAATATCAGGTCTTGAGGTGCTCGATAAGGTTTATGAGGGAACAATACGGCTTGGAGCGGTCACCGACAGTCATGACACCGAAACCGAGGAGTATGGCCATTGCGATACCGGGCATCTGACGCTATCGAAAATACGGGAAACCGCAGCTTCCTTTATAGGCTCATCTCTTCAGCAGCCGCCCATGCATTCGGCTGTCTGGCACAACGGGAAACGTCTCTATGAATTTGCCCGAAAGGGAGAGGTTGTCAGGGATCGCAAGGTCCGGGAAATTGTCATACACCGGTTTGAGATTACGGCAGTCACTCTTCCCATGGTTTCGTTTGAACTTGAAGTTTCAAAAGGTGCCTATATCAGGGTGATTGCCCATGAGTTCGGCAATGCACTCGGAGTTGGCGGCTATCTGGCCTCCCTCCGAAGAACGGCTATCGGTTCCTATCACATCGCCGCATCACGAAGCGTATCCGAGACGGTCGACGTTATCGCCTCCGGTTGTTCCGCGGTTTCCGGTCAAAGGAGTTAATGGCCGAATGAACGTTGTTATATATGACAATCGTCAGCTTTCCGTTTATGGCAATGGTTCGTTGACTTCGCTGTCGCCGGAAGAGTCTGCGGTTACTATCGGTTCATTTGACGGCGTACATCGGGGGCATCGTAAAATTATTTCGGGCATGCTCGATATTGCCCGTTTTCGCAAGCTCAGAAGCGTCGTTGTTACCTTTGAGCCTCATCCGAGACGGGTGTTGACTGCTCACGCAGATGAGTCGATCGAGATTCTTACGACGCTCGATGAAAAAATCGAGCAGATGGCCGGTCTTGGAGTCGATCTGCTCTTTGTCGTTCGTTTTACCCCTGAGCTGGCCGCATGGAGTTCCGAATTGTTTATTGAACAGGTTCTTGTCAGGATGCTTCACGCCAGAAACGTTGTTGTCGGCTATGATCACGGCTTTGGGCGGAACAGGAGCGGCAGCGGAAAAACACTCTCACAGCTTGGTGAGCTTTACGGTTTTCAGGTCGATGTGATTGAAGAGTTCCGTATTGGCAGTGAGCATTTTTCCAGCACGAAAATCAGGGCGCTGCTCAAAAATGGTTCAATACGTGATGCCAACGCATTTCTGGGGGTGCCTTATGTCGTGAGCGGCCGAGTGACAAGCGGTAAACAGCTTGGGCGTTTACTGGGATTTCCTACCGCTAATCTGATGCTTCCGGATCCACAGAAACTGCTTCCCCGTTCCGGCGTTTACATGGCAACCACGGTGATCGACGGCGAGTCTTACAGGGCGATGATGAATATCGGCTGTCGTCCAACGGTATCGGATGAGTGCGACATTCGTGTTGAAGCCCATATTCTCGGATACTCAGGCCACCTCTACGGTCGGCAGATCAGGTTCAGCATTCTTGGATTTATCCGGGAAGAGAAGAAATTCGATTCACTGGATCTGTTGCGGGAGCAGCTTGAAAAAGATAAAAAAACGGTGGAGTTGTTTTGTGAATAATATTATATTACAGGTCATTCGATTTAACATACTAAACGAACGGATATGAGTCTGACAAAAGAGAACAAGAGCAACATCATCACCCAGTTTGGAGGAGCCGTACAGAATACAGGAAAGGCAGAGGTACAGGTTGCCCTGTTCAGCGGCAGGATTACCGATCTGACCGGTCATCTGCAGAAGCACCCTAAAGACAAGCACTCCCGCCGCGGTCTGCTTATGCTGGTTGGTAAACGCAAGAAAGTGCTGAATTACCTCAAGAACGTCGATATTGATCGTTACCGTAAAGTGATTGCCGATCTTGACCTTCGCAAATAGCCGGTTAACCGGTGATTTTTTGCCTGATTTCTGCAGGTTTGTTACTCTGCAGGTTTTCTATTAAAAAAGATCGAAGCAGAAGAGGAGACGCTATGTTGGAAAGTATGACCGGATACGGAAGCGCAGAGCGTATCGAAAATGGAATAAGAGTGCTCGCTGAGCTTCGGTCGGTCAACAACCGGTTTGCAGAAATCAGCGTCAAGCTTCCCCGTCAGTTATCCAATTTTGAGCTTGAGGTCAGAGAGCTGGTTCGTTCTCGCTTTCAGCGGGGTAAAATATCTGTTTTCATACAGGTTCAGGCCGACAGGGATATACAGATCCCTGTCGTCGTCAATCCATCAAAGGTTCAGGCTTACAGGACACTGCTTGAAACCGTAAGGAGTGAGGCTGGCATAGACGCTCCTGTTTCTCTTGAGCATCTGTTGCGTTTTTCTGAAATATTCGATACGGAGAGCAGTGTCGCCGATAACAGTGAACTGCTGTGGCCGATAGTAAAACAGGCCCTGCTTGAAGCTGTAGAGGCCATGAAAGTCATGCGCCGCAAAGAGGGAGATGAACTGTCGCTGGATTTTGCCGGAAGAATTGCAGGCATCGAAACGACGCTTGCCGGTATAACCCGTCTTGCTTTGGATAATCTCGAACAGATAAGAAAGCGTCTTGCCGCAAAGGTTGAGAGCGTCGCCGGCAAGGATATTGCATACAGTCGCGACCGTCTTGAAATAGAACTGGTGCTCGCGGCAGACAAGCTGGATATCACCGAAGAGCTTACCCGGTTTGCCAGTCACAACAAGTTTTTTCTTGAAGAGCTTCATAATGACGAAAGCGGAACAGGCAGAAAGTTGAATTTTCTGCTGCAGGAGCAATTGAGGGAGGCAAACACTATAGCCTCTAAATCCCAGAACGCAGAAATATCGCAGCAGATTGTTCATGTAAAGGAAGAACTCGAGAAAATTCGCGAGCAACTGCAGAATATTGAATGATTCTATCATGGAACAGGGGGCTCCCAAAGGAAAACTGATTGTGTTTTCCGCACCTTCGGGAACCGGGAAATCAACCATTGCCAAAGCGGTGCTCGGGCAGATCGGAGAGCTTTCGTTTTCTGTTTCTGCGACAACGCGTTCGAAACGACCCGGCGAAGAAGAGGGCGTTCACTACTTCTTTCTTGATAAAAAAGAGTTTGAGGAACGGATCGAAAAGGGCGATTTTATCGAATACGAATATTTTTTCGGTAATTACTATGGTACGCTGCTTGACAAGACCCGTGAGGCAATCGATTCCGGACGTCATCTTCTGCTTGATCTCGACGTCAAAGGGGCGCTGAACCTTAAAAAGCTTTTTCCGCTCGATTCACTATTGCTCTTTATCAGGCCGCCCAGCATGGCGGTGCTGCAGGAACGATTGTTGCAGCGAGACGGCAACAGCCCCGGTCTTCAGGAGCGGCTTGAGCGGGCAGCGCTTGAACTTGGATATGCTGAACAGTTTGATGATGTGGTGGTCAATGATGATCTGGAACAGACGGTGACGGCCGTTACCGGGAAAATCAGGAAATATCTTACAACTCTCTAAAAAAAAGAGAAATGCCGGTCAAACCTGTTGATTTGAATAAACTCAGAAGTGCGCACTCCAATCTTTACGAAACGGTCGTTGCGATTTCGAAAAGAGCCAGACAGATACATGAGGAGGAGAGGTATGAGCTGGAGGAAAAGCTTCTGCCTTATAAGGAAATGATTCGTAACCCTGCCAGCGAGTCCGAATCGGACAGGATATTCCCTGAGCAGATCGCGATCAGCCTTGAATTCGAAGTTCGTGAAAAAGCCTCTCATAAGGCTGTCGCCGAGTACCTGAAAGAGAAGTACAATTACACTCTGGAAAAAAGTGTTGAAACAAAACCGGTTCAGCCTGATGATGAAGATGAAACTGACGGGGATTAACCAGATTACCCTGAGGGTCAATGATCTGAGACTTGCTGAAGAGTTTTATGCAGGCATTCTCGGTCTGAAGGTAGATCACAGGGTTGGAGCGAATATTACCTATCTGCGCTTGAGTTCCGACATTCTTGTTCTTGTAAAAGCGGAAACACCGGGGACTCCGGAAGCGAGGGATATACGGGTCGATCACTTCGGTTTCAGGCTTGCTACCGATGCAGAAGTCGATGAAGCCGCAGTCTACCTCGATGACCTGGGAGTTCATCTGGTAACGCGTCCTGCCCAAAGAAGGGAAGGACGGGCATTTTTCGTTATGGACCCCGACGGCAATCTCATCGAGTTTTATTCCATGCGTCTGACCGGAATCCAGAATGAGGGTGAGCATACCAATGAAGCTTCGTCAGCGGTAATCGCTGCCGGCAGCCGACAGCTGATCGCGGATGATTCAGAAACAAGAAAACCCCGGCGATCGAGGAAATAATTTTCTCTTCCAGCAGTTCGATTCAGAGTTGTTCGAGAATTATTTCCGCTTCCCTGAGTTGTTCCGGGGTATTGATCCCGCGGATCTCATCCGGATCAGCCACGCTCCACGCACTGACTTTTTTCCCTCTGCCGAAGCAGATGCCGATCACATCGGTGAGATAATACTCCCGTTGCGCATTATCGGAACGGATCTCCTTGAGCGCGCTGAAAAGTGCCTTCGCATCGATGACATAGACGCCCGAATTGGTTTCATGTACCAGGCGTTCTTCAGGCGAGGCATCTTTTTCTTCAACAATCCTCAACACTTCTCCCGACACCCGGTTTCTGATGATTCTTCCATATCCCGCCGGATCATCGAGCTTCGCCGTGAGAACGGTGGCCGCAGCACGCTGTTCGCGATGAAATGCAATAAGCTTCTCAAGTGTAGCCGTTCTGACAAGGGGAGCGTCTCCGGAAAGAATCAGTACGTCGCCGGCAAAAGCTTCTAAATGCGGCTCCGCCTGCATTACTGCATGTCCCGTACCAAGCTGGGGCTCCTGGAGTACGGAGATAACCTGATAGCTTCGGGTTGCATCGATAACCTTTTCAGCCTGATGACCGACGATAAGCACGGTTTTATCGGGATGGAGGCTGCTTGCCGTATCAAGTACATAGTTGATGACCGGCTTGCCGTTTGCCTTGTGCAGTACTTTTGGCAGATCTGATTTCATGCGGGTACCTTTTCCTGCTGCCATAATCAGGATTGCCAGTGCCATTGTGTTTCTCCGATAGGGGTTGAAAGAGTTACGAGAGCAGTTCGTCTTCTTCACCGACACGGTGACGACGCTTCGGATTGTTATTCCTGTCGACAATCAGTACCATCGGTTTGTGCGATCCGGCTTCCTTCTCATCCATGACTGCGAACGTCATAATAATGATTTCATCACCCGGCAGTGCGCAGCGAGCTGCAGCGCCATTGAGCTGTATCACTCTGGAACCGTAATCTCCCTTTATGATATAGGTTTCAAACCGCTCTCCGTTGTTGTTGTTGACAACAAGCACTTTTTCATTCGGAATCATCTGCGCCATCTCAAGCAGCTCACTGTCGATGGTGATGCTGCCTTCGTATTCAAGATCGCCGCTGGTAACGATTGCGTTGTGTATTTTAGATTTGAGTAAATGCAGTTTCATGAAGACGTTACTGGTTTATTATCTGACAAGAGCTTCTCCGCTTCCACGGAATATTTTATACCGTTTCAGGGCTTGATCACTCTCAAAACCATAACC comes from Chlorobium limicola DSM 245 and encodes:
- the rbfA gene encoding 30S ribosome-binding factor RbfA — its product is MSIRTEKVASLLQQELGAILEKELPRSSALSTVVDVKVTADLGIARIYVSVIGTEEQRTAIMAWLHDETKYLRKLLSAKIRHHFRRIPEIEFFEDRIYERASRIEQLLREVRKAPEQHD
- the truB gene encoding tRNA pseudouridine(55) synthase TruB, with the protein product MQEPINEQCSPEEGAFLLVDKPLDWTSFDVVAKIRNTYRKSGLKCKVGHCGTLDPKATGLLILATGRKTRQISGLEVLDKVYEGTIRLGAVTDSHDTETEEYGHCDTGHLTLSKIRETAASFIGSSLQQPPMHSAVWHNGKRLYEFARKGEVVRDRKVREIVIHRFEITAVTLPMVSFELEVSKGAYIRVIAHEFGNALGVGGYLASLRRTAIGSYHIAASRSVSETVDVIASGCSAVSGQRS
- a CDS encoding bifunctional riboflavin kinase/FAD synthetase gives rise to the protein MNVVIYDNRQLSVYGNGSLTSLSPEESAVTIGSFDGVHRGHRKIISGMLDIARFRKLRSVVVTFEPHPRRVLTAHADESIEILTTLDEKIEQMAGLGVDLLFVVRFTPELAAWSSELFIEQVLVRMLHARNVVVGYDHGFGRNRSGSGKTLSQLGELYGFQVDVIEEFRIGSEHFSSTKIRALLKNGSIRDANAFLGVPYVVSGRVTSGKQLGRLLGFPTANLMLPDPQKLLPRSGVYMATTVIDGESYRAMMNIGCRPTVSDECDIRVEAHILGYSGHLYGRQIRFSILGFIREEKKFDSLDLLREQLEKDKKTVELFCE
- the rpsO gene encoding 30S ribosomal protein S15; this encodes MSLTKENKSNIITQFGGAVQNTGKAEVQVALFSGRITDLTGHLQKHPKDKHSRRGLLMLVGKRKKVLNYLKNVDIDRYRKVIADLDLRK
- a CDS encoding YicC/YloC family endoribonuclease, which produces MLESMTGYGSAERIENGIRVLAELRSVNNRFAEISVKLPRQLSNFELEVRELVRSRFQRGKISVFIQVQADRDIQIPVVVNPSKVQAYRTLLETVRSEAGIDAPVSLEHLLRFSEIFDTESSVADNSELLWPIVKQALLEAVEAMKVMRRKEGDELSLDFAGRIAGIETTLAGITRLALDNLEQIRKRLAAKVESVAGKDIAYSRDRLEIELVLAADKLDITEELTRFASHNKFFLEELHNDESGTGRKLNFLLQEQLREANTIASKSQNAEISQQIVHVKEELEKIREQLQNIE
- the gmk gene encoding guanylate kinase translates to MEQGAPKGKLIVFSAPSGTGKSTIAKAVLGQIGELSFSVSATTRSKRPGEEEGVHYFFLDKKEFEERIEKGDFIEYEYFFGNYYGTLLDKTREAIDSGRHLLLDLDVKGALNLKKLFPLDSLLLFIRPPSMAVLQERLLQRDGNSPGLQERLERAALELGYAEQFDDVVVNDDLEQTVTAVTGKIRKYLTTL
- a CDS encoding DNA-directed RNA polymerase subunit omega; translation: MPVKPVDLNKLRSAHSNLYETVVAISKRARQIHEEERYELEEKLLPYKEMIRNPASESESDRIFPEQIAISLEFEVREKASHKAVAEYLKEKYNYTLEKSVETKPVQPDDEDETDGD
- a CDS encoding VOC family protein, which encodes MKLTGINQITLRVNDLRLAEEFYAGILGLKVDHRVGANITYLRLSSDILVLVKAETPGTPEARDIRVDHFGFRLATDAEVDEAAVYLDDLGVHLVTRPAQRREGRAFFVMDPDGNLIEFYSMRLTGIQNEGEHTNEASSAVIAAGSRQLIADDSETRKPRRSRK
- a CDS encoding sugar phosphate nucleotidyltransferase, with the protein product MALAILIMAAGKGTRMKSDLPKVLHKANGKPVINYVLDTASSLHPDKTVLIVGHQAEKVIDATRSYQVISVLQEPQLGTGHAVMQAEPHLEAFAGDVLILSGDAPLVRTATLEKLIAFHREQRAAATVLTAKLDDPAGYGRIIRNRVSGEVLRIVEEKDASPEERLVHETNSGVYVIDAKALFSALKEIRSDNAQREYYLTDVIGICFGRGKKVSAWSVADPDEIRGINTPEQLREAEIILEQL
- the panD gene encoding aspartate 1-decarboxylase; protein product: MKLHLLKSKIHNAIVTSGDLEYEGSITIDSELLEMAQMIPNEKVLVVNNNNGERFETYIIKGDYGSRVIQLNGAAARCALPGDEIIIMTFAVMDEKEAGSHKPMVLIVDRNNNPKRRHRVGEEDELLS